The DNA segment ACTGTTTAATTTGCAGGCTTAAAATAAAAGGCCCTCATTTTAAAATGAGGGCCTTTTTTATTCAATAGGTTTCGCTATCGGGCGGAATCCCATAATCCACATATTGCTGTGATTTTTCTTTTTTATTTTTTGAACCGCTAAACCATGATTTTACAGAATTAAAGATGGCCGACAGGTGTTCGGCATCAAGGGTCTTACCCACCTTATTTGAAGCCAGCCCAACAAGGGTCTTCGTTAAAAAACCCGAGCCTTTAAATAAAGTACTGTTCATTACAAAAGGTAACACCAGCGACATTAAACTGCTGCTGATGTTCAGTTTATCATCAATTTTAAGAAAAGAAGAAGGTGTGGCGTACTTTTTAATCAGTCCGCCCAAAGTAAACTGCTTTAAATACGCTCTGCTGTCTTTTAGGAGCAGTTCGCTTTTGCGCTGGTGTTCAGCCTTTAAACTGCACACCATCGCATGAAGCTCCTCTAAATTGTTGATGTTATATCTTCTGTTCATCTTCTTCATCCTTATCTGCCAGTTTGTTAAAGTAGTTTCTGATCGTAAAATTAATAATGGCCTTCTCTATGTACTTCTCCTTGGTATAATACACAATAAGTGCCAGCAGTATATAAATAACAGCCACACAGCCAAAGCCCCTGGCATAACTGCCCAGCACATCCGATAAAAATAAGGCAAGCGTAAACGTACCGAACAGGAAGGCCAGAATAAAACAGATGACCACAGCTGCATTGGTCACAATGTCAGCAAATATCTTCGATACCTTTTCTACCAGATACAACCTGGTATACTCTACCCGGGTATCAATATAGCTTTTAGCATCTTCGTATAGCTCTTCAATATTCTTTTCTTTATTTTCCTGCATCATTCAATCGGTTTAGCAAATAGTTTTAAGCGTGTTCCAAATCGTCGTCAATAAATTCTTCTTCAGATTGACGGAGTTTACTTTTAACAGAGCTAACAACTTTGTCTTTTAAATTACTCAGGTTATTGATCTCATCTGCAGCCTTATCTTTTATAGAATCGCCCAGATCCTTTAACGACTGGCTCAATCTATCTCTTGTTTCACTACCCTTTTCCGGAGCAAACAATAAACCCAATGCGGCACCGGCAGCCAAACCTACCAACAATCCAACCAATACTTTTGAATTATCATTCATAACATTTAAATTTTTATGGTTAACGATATATTAATTCTCCGGAACACCTTTATTATAACTCATCGTGCTCAGAAATTGTTTTAATTCTTTCCAATCTTTCAGAAGCCATAGCGCTTGTTTCGTATATTTTAATCAATAATATGAAATACGATAACAATAGCGGACCGAATACCAGTCCTAATATTCCGAATAAAGGCACACCAATAACTACGCCAATTACCGTAATGATGGGATGAATGTTGCCAACTTTTTTTGCAATCATAAACCTCAGCACATTGTCAATGTTTATAATTACCACAAAACCAAATATGAGCATGGCCCAGCCTGCAAAATTATTGCCATTTGCTATTTGTATTAAAGCGGCAGGGACAAAAATTACAGGTGGTCCCAATAACGGGACAAAAGAGATAAAAGTAGTGATTACACCCCAGAATACAGGATCGGTATACCCGAGCACAAAAAAGCACAAGCTCAGCAACGAGCCCTGCACCATGGCAATAAACCCTTGCCCCAAAACATTTGCATAAGTTGTATTGCGCATTTCTTCAGCAAAACGTTGGGCATTCTGTGCCCTGAACGGCGCGTATTTGATCAATGCATTTTCAAAGCGCTCCCGGTCAACCAGCATAAAGTATAGCAAAAAGTACATGAGCAACAGGCCCAGCACGATGTTAAACGCTCCCGATATCAGTGAAGGAAACAGTTCAGTAGCCCAGGTACCTGCCTTTTTTAAACCCTCTTCAATCAGCCGCTGAACGTCATCGCCCACCGGGATCAGATGTTTCAACTTGAAAAGAAGGTTCTTAAAATAGATGGGGTCATTTTGCAGCTCAGCAATCTTATTGATCACCATCGCACTTAAGGTATAGAACGGGAGGATGATCACCACAACAGAAACAACAAGCAGCAAAAGGGCAGAAAAATTTTTATTGTAGCCCTTAACATCAACCATATAGATAAATGCAGGCCTTAAAATGGTAAACAAAACCAATGTACTCAGGATTGAACCAAAAATTCCCTGCAGGGAGTACGCAATCAAACAGCCCAATGCTATAATAATAACAAGGTTGATATTATTGCGCTGTTTATACGTAAATATCGACATAATTAATGACCAGCTATTTTTCCAGGTTTATGGCCCTCATTTTATTGTATAGTGTTTTACGGTCTATATTCAGGATTTTTGCAGCCTTGGTCTTATTAAAATTCACTTCCCTCAAAACCTTTAAAATGGCATCGTACTCCGCTTCTAAAGCTGCGTTTTTTAAATCCCTTGGCCGTTCATTGCGCGACATGGTATTTTCTATGGCATTTGCCCTGGCATAAGTAGAAATTTCAAGTGGAAGGGCCTTTAGCTGAATTTCCTGATTTTCAGTAAGCAAGGTAGCCCTTCTGATCACATTTTTCAGTTCCCTTACATTACCTGGCCAGTTATAGGTCAGAAAACAATCTTCAACTTCCTGCGAAAAACCCTGTACACTCCTGCCCAGTTCCTGATTGGCCACTTCCAGAAAGGTATTGGCAAAAATCAGGATATCCCTTCCACGCTGGCTCAGCGGAGGAAGGTCGATAGAGAATTCATTAAAGCGATGGTACAGATCCTCCCTGAACTTCCCTTTTTGAATGGCATTGGCAAGGTTCTCGTTGGTCGCCACAATGATGCGAACATCCAGGTCAATTTCTTTAGTACTGCCAATACGTTTTATTTTGCGTTCCTGTACAGTCCTCAGTAAAGCTGCCTGTATGTCGTAAGAAAGGTTTCCAACCTCATCCAGAAACAGCGTACCGCCATTCGCCATTTCAAAATGGCCGATCTTGGTATATAAGGCTCCTGTAAAAGAACCTTTTTCATGTCCGAAAAACTCGCTTCCGGCAAGCTCCTTGGTCAGGGATCCGCAATCCATCGCCACAAATGGATTGTCTTTTCTCGGACTGTTCAAATGGATGGCCTTTGCCACAGATTCCTTACCTGTACCACTTTCTCCAGTCAAAATTACACTGTAAGAAGTTGGTGCCACCAATTGGATCTGTTTTAGCAAATGCCTCGAAGCATTGCTCTGGCCAGCAACAAAGTTATCCGTCTGGTTGTACAGCTGTTGTTTCTGGGCACGCTGTTTAGGCGCTTCAGAAACCTCTGGCAAGGCTGCATCATTCAGCGCCATCTGCGTTTCAATAGATTTATTGATCGTATTCAGGATCTCGTCCGGATAAAGGGGCTTGGTAATGTAATCGTAAGCGCCCAGCTTGATCAGTTCTACCGCAAGCTTAATATCAGAGTAGCCTGTGATGATGATCACTCCTGTTCTTGGATATTTCTCTTTTATTTTGATCAGCATTTCCTTGCCATCTGTATCTTCCAGACGATAATCGCATAAAACCAGATCATAATACTCTTTAGCCAGATATTCCATCGCCGAAACACCACTTGTAGCCGTCGACACACTAAAAGAATTTCGCGTTAAAAATTTAGATAATAGTATCCCAATATTTATTTCATCATCAACAATTAATATTTTTCTCATAGATATTTATTGAATAATACTGAGATAAATATAAGAGAGTTTTTTTGTTATGGGAAATATTCTCTACACTTTTTGCAAAGCGATTCCCCTCAAAAGCAAAAAGATGCGTTCAAAAAAATGTCAGGAGGACAAAAAAACGGGGCTAAACAGCTGTTAAACGCCTATTTCCCGATAAACAGGGGTTTTCTCTTTTCTAAAAAAGCACCTGTCCCTTCCTTGAAATCCTGGGTGTTAAAACACTTTCCAAATTCTTCAATCTCCGTTTCAAAGCCGTTTACATCAAAAGTATGTGCGGCGTTGACAGCTTTTATTGCAGCAGCTATGGCCAGGGGAGCACGCAATTTAATTTTAGCAAAAATAGATGCTGCTTTGGCAATCAGTTCTGCCTGTGGAACTACATAATTTACCAGGCCAATTCTTTCTGCCTGTTCTGCAGAGATCATATCGGCAGTGGCAATCATTTCCAGGGCCCGCCCTTTCCCTACCAATTGGGTTAACCGCTGCGTTCCCCCATAACCCGGAATCAGGCCCAAAGAGGTCTCTGGTAAGCCCAATCTGGCATTTTCCGAAGCCACACGGATGTGACAGGCCATGGCCAGCTCCAGCCCCCCGCCCAGGGCAAAACCATTAATAGCAGCAACAACCGGCTTAGGGCATTTTTCTATCGCATCAAAAACATGCTCCTGCCCATTTCTGGCCAGCGCTTCTCCCTGCGCAGCATTGTAATCAGAAAACTCCGAAATATCAGCTCCGGCTACAAATGCCTTTTCTCCGGCACCTGTCAGCAAAACCCCTCTTATTTCATCATTTCCGGCTGCATATTCAATCACATGGGCCAGTTCGGCCAATGTTTCTTTATTTAAGGCATTTAACTTTTGCTCCCTGTTAATGGTGACATACAATACCTGTTCTTTTAATACGGATAAAATGTGCTGATAAGTCATGGTCTAAAAATTTCTGTTTTCGGTTACCCAGTTCCTGATATAGTTAACGATACTTTCCATAGTTGTTCCTGGGGCAAACAACTCCCCTACGCCAATCTCTTTAAGCTTTTTCATATCTCCCTCCGGAATAATTCCACCACCGGTAAGCAATACGTCTGTTACCTTTTTCTGCTTCATGAGCTCAACGATCTTTGGAAATACCGTCATGTGGGCGCCCGATAAAATCGAAATTCCTATGGCGTCAACATCTTCCTGTAATGCAGTGTTTACCACCATCTCTGGCGTTTGGCGCAAGCCGGTATAGATCACCTCCATGCCTGCATCCCTTAAGGAAGTTGCAATAACTTTTGCCCCCCTGTCATGACCGTCCAATCCAACCTTGGCCACTAAAACCCGGATAGGCCTGTTTAATGCATTGCTCATAATTTATGCTAATAAGTAGGTTGTAAATGTAAGTAAATTAGCGGTTTTATGTTAACTTTGACCACTAAAATTACAGTTTATATGAGTGAGGAAAGATCATTGAACTTTATTGAAGAGATCATTGAGAACGATTTAAATACCGGAAAATACGAAAAACTGATTACCCGTTTTCCACCGGAGCCTAATGGGTATTTACACATTGGCCACGCCAAAGCAATCTGCTTAAACTTTGGTTTAACCAAAAAATATGGCGGCTATACCAACCTTCGGTTCGACGATACGAACCCTGTTACCGAGAAAACAGAATATGTAAACAGTCAGCAGGCCGACATCCAGTGGCTGGGCTTCGAATGGAAAAACATTCATTATACTTCTGATTATTTTGATACCCTTTATGAATACGCAGTTAAACTGATCCATAAAGGCCTTGCTTATGTAGATGACAGTACAGCAGACGAAATTGCCCTGCTAAAAGGCACGCCCACAGAACCCGGCAAAGATAGTCCCTATCGCAGCCGCAGCATTGAAGAAAACCTGGAGCTGTTTACCCGCATGAAGAATGGCGAATTTCAGGATGGCGCCTGCACCTTAAGGGCTAAAATTGATATGGCCAGTCCGAATATGATCATGCGCGACCCGATCATTTACCGCATTAAACATGCTGCACATCACCGTACGGGAGACAAGTGGTGCATTTACCCGATGTACGATTTTGCACACGGACAAAGCGACAGCATCGAGCACATCACCCATTCTCTATGCTCCCTTGAGTACGTTTCGCACCGGGAACTGTACGATTGGTGCATAGAAAAACTGGAAATCTATCCTTCCAAACAATATGAATTTGCCCGCTTAAACCTTTCTTATACCGTAATGAGCAAGCGTAAACTGCTGCAGCTGGTTAATGAAGGCGTGGTGAGCGGCTGGGATGACCCCCGCATGCCAACCATAAGTGGCTTAAAGCGCAGGGGTTATACCCCGGAAAGTATCCGTGAATTTTGCGAACGCATTGGTGTAGCCAAAAGGGAAAACCTGATTGAACTTGGCCTGCTGGAGTTTTGTATCAGGGAACACCTGAATAAAACGGCCACACGTGTTATGGCTGTTATGGATCCGATCAAACTGGTCATTACCAATTATCCGGAAGGTAAAAATGAAATCCTGATCGGCGAAAATAATCCTGAAGCTGAAGATAAAGGTGGCAACAGGGAAATCCCTTTCAGCAATGAACTTTGGATTGAACGGGAAGACTTCATGGAAGAACCCGCTAAAAAATGGTTCAGGCTAGCCCCAGGGGCAATGGTAAGACTGAAACACGCTTATATTGTAAAATGCGAAGATTTTGTAAAAGACGAAACCGGCAAGGTAACCGAAATACACTGTACCTATTTCCCTGAATCTAAAAGCGGGGAAGATACCAGTGGCATCAATGTAAAGGGAACCATCCACTGGGTAAGCACCAAACATGCAAAAAGCGCAGAGATCAGGATGTACGACCGCCTGTTCAGTGTGGAATCTCCTGACACTGAAGAAGGCGATTTTAAAGACTACCTGAACCCGAACAGCATTGAGGTAATCAAACGGGCCTATATAGAGCCCTAC comes from the Pedobacter heparinus DSM 2366 genome and includes:
- a CDS encoding phage holin family protein, coding for MMQENKEKNIEELYEDAKSYIDTRVEYTRLYLVEKVSKIFADIVTNAAVVICFILAFLFGTFTLALFLSDVLGSYARGFGCVAVIYILLALIVYYTKEKYIEKAIINFTIRNYFNKLADKDEEDEQKI
- a CDS encoding YtxH domain-containing protein; the encoded protein is MNDNSKVLVGLLVGLAAGAALGLLFAPEKGSETRDRLSQSLKDLGDSIKDKAADEINNLSNLKDKVVSSVKSKLRQSEEEFIDDDLEHA
- a CDS encoding AI-2E family transporter; the encoded protein is MSIFTYKQRNNINLVIIIALGCLIAYSLQGIFGSILSTLVLFTILRPAFIYMVDVKGYNKNFSALLLLVVSVVVIILPFYTLSAMVINKIAELQNDPIYFKNLLFKLKHLIPVGDDVQRLIEEGLKKAGTWATELFPSLISGAFNIVLGLLLMYFLLYFMLVDRERFENALIKYAPFRAQNAQRFAEEMRNTTYANVLGQGFIAMVQGSLLSLCFFVLGYTDPVFWGVITTFISFVPLLGPPVIFVPAALIQIANGNNFAGWAMLIFGFVVIINIDNVLRFMIAKKVGNIHPIITVIGVVIGVPLFGILGLVFGPLLLSYFILLIKIYETSAMASERLERIKTISEHDEL
- a CDS encoding sigma-54-dependent transcriptional regulator, with translation MRKILIVDDEINIGILLSKFLTRNSFSVSTATSGVSAMEYLAKEYYDLVLCDYRLEDTDGKEMLIKIKEKYPRTGVIIITGYSDIKLAVELIKLGAYDYITKPLYPDEILNTINKSIETQMALNDAALPEVSEAPKQRAQKQQLYNQTDNFVAGQSNASRHLLKQIQLVAPTSYSVILTGESGTGKESVAKAIHLNSPRKDNPFVAMDCGSLTKELAGSEFFGHEKGSFTGALYTKIGHFEMANGGTLFLDEVGNLSYDIQAALLRTVQERKIKRIGSTKEIDLDVRIIVATNENLANAIQKGKFREDLYHRFNEFSIDLPPLSQRGRDILIFANTFLEVANQELGRSVQGFSQEVEDCFLTYNWPGNVRELKNVIRRATLLTENQEIQLKALPLEISTYARANAIENTMSRNERPRDLKNAALEAEYDAILKVLREVNFNKTKAAKILNIDRKTLYNKMRAINLEK
- a CDS encoding enoyl-CoA hydratase/isomerase family protein → MTYQHILSVLKEQVLYVTINREQKLNALNKETLAELAHVIEYAAGNDEIRGVLLTGAGEKAFVAGADISEFSDYNAAQGEALARNGQEHVFDAIEKCPKPVVAAINGFALGGGLELAMACHIRVASENARLGLPETSLGLIPGYGGTQRLTQLVGKGRALEMIATADMISAEQAERIGLVNYVVPQAELIAKAASIFAKIKLRAPLAIAAAIKAVNAAHTFDVNGFETEIEEFGKCFNTQDFKEGTGAFLEKRKPLFIGK
- a CDS encoding cobalamin B12-binding domain-containing protein — its product is MSNALNRPIRVLVAKVGLDGHDRGAKVIATSLRDAGMEVIYTGLRQTPEMVVNTALQEDVDAIGISILSGAHMTVFPKIVELMKQKKVTDVLLTGGGIIPEGDMKKLKEIGVGELFAPGTTMESIVNYIRNWVTENRNF
- a CDS encoding glutamine--tRNA ligase/YqeY domain fusion protein, whose protein sequence is MSEERSLNFIEEIIENDLNTGKYEKLITRFPPEPNGYLHIGHAKAICLNFGLTKKYGGYTNLRFDDTNPVTEKTEYVNSQQADIQWLGFEWKNIHYTSDYFDTLYEYAVKLIHKGLAYVDDSTADEIALLKGTPTEPGKDSPYRSRSIEENLELFTRMKNGEFQDGACTLRAKIDMASPNMIMRDPIIYRIKHAAHHRTGDKWCIYPMYDFAHGQSDSIEHITHSLCSLEYVSHRELYDWCIEKLEIYPSKQYEFARLNLSYTVMSKRKLLQLVNEGVVSGWDDPRMPTISGLKRRGYTPESIREFCERIGVAKRENLIELGLLEFCIREHLNKTATRVMAVMDPIKLVITNYPEGKNEILIGENNPEAEDKGGNREIPFSNELWIEREDFMEEPAKKWFRLAPGAMVRLKHAYIVKCEDFVKDETGKVTEIHCTYFPESKSGEDTSGINVKGTIHWVSTKHAKSAEIRMYDRLFSVESPDTEEGDFKDYLNPNSIEVIKRAYIEPYLSTASQDARYQFIRKGYYCLDKDSTTAHLVFNRTVSLKDAWAKGNK